A stretch of the Uranotaenia lowii strain MFRU-FL chromosome 3, ASM2978415v1, whole genome shotgun sequence genome encodes the following:
- the LOC129756604 gene encoding vitellogenin-A1-like produces the protein MLAKLLLLALVGISTAYQYEYRREFYYNRPENKTGFEFGAWEPNREYVYNVTSKTMTALADLADQWTGIVSRAYLVVRPKDPEYVVVYVKQPEYAVFNDVLPQGYRTELQYWNDLKFQPMPMSNKPFAIRYHKGAIKGLYVEQTVPNQEVNILKAWASQLQLDTRGANLIKSKYNQLPENNTLNGVYKVMEPVVTGECETLYDINPIQPFMVKANRQWVPQPQLREDGQYFIQVTKTQNFDKCEQRMGYHFGFSGESDFKPNSNQMGNVASKSVVSNMFLTGTLYNYTIQSSSTINKVVIAPSLVNNEKAIVYSQVNMTLNKVQPFEKLPIGPAEDRQVFVDLVYSYNMANDKKNAVRPGNETESSSSSSSSSSSSSSSSSSESDSSSSSSSSDSSSSSSESKENPKVSPVEQYKEDLKQVEKRGNRNRRDLDAQKEKKYYEAYKMDQYRLSRKNDTSSDSSSSDDSSSSSSSSSSESQEKNRRNPSASSSSSSSSSSSSSDSSSSSSSEPNSLSSEEAYYQPIPESFKEAPQTPFLPYFTGYKGYNVDYARNVDAPRTIIKLVQEIADELQNPSIMPQSNTLNKFNILSRVIRTMDYKDIYEVAQKFFVSQKERKEGDNHSEKFAKRVDAWNTFRDALAEAGTPPAFKVIKEFIEEKKLRGPEAASVIATLRQSIRFPTEALLHEFFLLITSDIVQHQEGLNTTALITYTSFVNQAQVNNRSAYNYYPVHSFGRLADADYKIVAHKIVPWLSHKLREAVKEADSIKIQVYARSLGNLGHPEILNVFEPYLEGKIPISEYQRLAFVVALDKLVENFPKLSRSVLFKIYQNTAEKNEIRSAAVHLLIRSEPPAEMLQRMAEYTHQDPSQYVRAAVKTALEYAAQADEFDNYSELAENAKAAYKLLDGKDFSLQYSSNYIRDYALKQLDLTYRLFATQIAADDHYIPSAVLTQIRKNLGGVKRFSTFYYLVSSMESFIDLVDKQIDSRIIEKDYKTANYYYKYYKQFPEKQNEYFEKYAEAHGKSFGDYFQQMDKKEGRFYENEPQKWSTTRIAKLLNIDPLEAQELEGQVMMNLFNGEYFYAFNNQTIENFPRKVKDVLEDLRNGMNLNITKFYQQQVVTLAFPLASGLPFMYTLKTPTVVKFETEATIKTYPNIAKMPAGHPETENNDYLHMPRVLNGSVDVNLVYHRLVDAKVGFVTPFDHQRYIAGYQKKVQGFLPMSVKLNLDLENNDHQFELEALEPKKDNLLIHLSSWPYVGFKDITDMRPIAESPNAKIVHGNEQTTKSFEQTFGQHMTGLALRVHAKYDADFINIGRVMELINQHDYVSALLYPFASQSYHYHQFNVYYDAQRSTAKTVKLFSNYKENDAAQDYAKEEVKHPKGRHAYSGFYNEDNFAQPFVYGVASQRRQEQFIKNAAAGIRNSDVDMFNFGIMFEGQEKKSEFVLTTAYADSPVDEKARFLFFLSASPMDSQKSIFKDVSFRGNQFQLCFTADSQFPNVPKLNFLNALNNDVTSRFNWELSYGEKCQGGAQISGQGKLYQSDMFRHFVRVSEVGQKCKEQMDQGKYQLPACQNATRQASYLDQYQFDVQFKDIGSTAKRFAAKFNDFIRFAAYPYYESNYQFSGKHGQIKAEFSLAPFGDYFNASFYSPEYAFEIENYPIDNYYAQYFVGLHPELSAFERVATYAYRGNYQPSCAVSTNYISTFDDKTYDYSMGPCWHVLAHAVKPDYEYYAQQSHFQNPDSEYRFKNGFDEDEQISILGRAGEKNELYFKVVLGQYKQNDYNVDIIPSGQDLPKVYINGKPQQIHEKYATELYTNDNGGDQPLFRAYALPGNELEISIRDDDVKIVFDGKRARIFADQSYYGNFVGLCGTNDGESYNDFVTPDQCFMSKPEYFAASYAITGQQCEGRAKAFNIAYQEQAKSECVREEYFLGNVISEQEAGRKRYRFYNHDVVDSSSSSSSSSDSSSSSSSESNSKASSSSENSSSSSSEERKEYHPHRQTDTLKECRVQQAQRVFKKDNMLCFTIQPLPTCSQSCGSSDEVEKFVDVHCRDIQDSLAISFEKQIRRGVNVDLKDRSVSRTIRVQIPKTCVHQAAPKNRFIKY, from the exons ATGTTGGCTAAGCTCCTTCTCCTCGCTCTGG TGGGGATCAGTACTGCCTACCAGTACGAGTACCGCCGGGAGTTCTACTACAACCGACCGGAGAACAAGACCGGATTCGAGTTCGGTGCCTGGGAACCGAACCGCGAGTACGTCTACAATGTAACCTCTAAGACGATGACGGCTCTGGCTGATCTGGCCGATCAGTGGACCGGAATCGTGTCCCGTGCCTACCTGGTGGTACGCCCGAAGGATCCGGAATACGTGGTTGTCTACGTCAAGCAGCCCGAGTATGCCGTATTCAACGATGTGCTGCCCCAGGGATACCGCACTGAGCTCCAGTACTGGAACGATCTCAAGTTCCAGCCGATGCCAATGAGCAACAAGCCATTCGCCATCCGCTATCACAAGGGAGCCATCAAGGGATTGTACGTTGAACAGACCGTTCCCAACCAGGAGGTCAACATCCTGAAGGCCTGGGCCAGTCAGCTGCAGCTCGATACTCGTGGAGCCAACCTGATCAAGTCCAAATACAACCAGCTGCCGGAAAACAACACCCTGAACGGTGTCTACAAGGTCATGGAACCAGTCGTCACTGGCGAATGTGAAACTCTGTACGATATCAACCCAATCCAGCCATTCATGGTCAAGGCTAACCGTCAATGGGTTCCTCAGCCTCAGCTCCGTGAAGATGGACAGTACTTCATCCAGGTCACCAAGACCCAGAACTTCGACAAATGCGAACAGCGCATGGGATACCACTTCGGATTCTCCGGCGAGAGCGACTTCAAGCCTAACTCCAACCAGATGGGCAATGTTGCCTCCAAGTCCGTTGTCTCCAACATGTTCTTGACCGGAACTCTGTACAACTACACCATCCAATCGTCCAGCACCATCAACAAGGTTGTGATCGCCCCATCCTTGGTTAACAACGAGAAGGCCATCGTCTACTCTCAGGTCAACATGACCCTGAACAAGGTTCAGCCTTTCGAGAAACTGCCAATTGGTCCAGCTGAAGACCGTCAGGTGTTCGTTGATCTGGTCTACAGTTACAACATGGCCAACGACAAGAAGAACGCCGTTCGTCCAGGAAACGAAACCGAATCATCGTCTTCTTCGTCCTCATCGTCCTCGTCctcttcttcttcatcttcttccGAATCTGACTCCTCCAGCTCGTCGAGCTCATCTGACTCTTCAAGCTCCAGCTCAGAATCCAAGGAAAACCCAAAGGTCAGCCCAGTCGAACAATACAAGGAAGATCTGAAGCAAGTCGAGAAGCGCGGAAACCGCAACCGTCGTGATCTGGATGCCCAGAAGGAAAAGAAATACTACGAAGCCTACAAGATGGATCAGTACCGTCTGAGCCGCAAAAACGATACCTCTTCCGACTCCAGCAGCTCCGATGACTCCTCATCCAGCAGCTCCTCCAGCTCTTCGGAATCCCAAGAGAAGAACCGCAGAAACCCTTCTGCCTCATCTTCTTCCTCCTCCTCATCTTCCTCATCTAGCTCCGACTCTTCCTCCTCCTCCTCTTCGGAGCCCAACTCCCTGAGCAGCGAGGAAGCTTACTACCAGCCAATCCCAGAGAGCTTCAAGGAAGCCCCTCAAACTCCATTCCTGCCATACTTCACCGGATACAAGGGATACAACGTCGACTATGCTCGCAATGTCGATGCTCCACGCACCATCATCAAGCTGGTCCAGGAAATCGCCGATGAGCTGCAAAACCCATCCATCATGCCTCAGTCCAACACTCTGAACAAGTTCAACATTCTGTCTCGTGTCATCCGAACCATGGACTACAAGGATATCTACGAGGTTGCCCAGAAGTTCTTCGTTTCCCAGAAGGAACGCAAGGAAGGAGACAACCACAGCGAAAAATTCGCCAAGCGCGTCGATGCCTGGAACACTTTCCGTGACGCTCTTGCTGAAGCCGGAACTCCACCAGCCTTCAAGGTCATCAAGGAATTCATCGAAGAAAAGAAACTGCGTGGACCAGAAGCCGCCAGCGTGATCGCCACCCTGCGCCAATCCATCCGTTTCCCAACCGAAGCTCTGTTGCACGAATTCTTCCTGCTGATCACCTCCGACATCGTCCAGCACCAGGAAGGTTTGAACACCACCGCTCTGATCACCTACACTAGCTTCGTCAACCAGGCTCAAGTTAACAACCGTTCTGCCTACAACTACTACCCAGTCCACAGCTTCGGTCGCTTGGCTGATGCTGACTACAAAATCGTTGCCCACAAGATCGTCCCATGGCTGTCTCACAAACTGCGTGAAGCCGTTAAGGAAGCCGACAGCATCAAGATCCAGGTGTATGCCCGTTCTCTCGGAAACCTTGGACACCCAGAAATCCTGAATGTTTTTGAGCCATACCTGGAAGGCAAAATCCCAATCAGCGAATACCAACGTCTGGCTTTTGTTGTCGCTCTTGATAAACTGGTTGAGAACTTCCCGAAATTGTCTCGCTCGGTCCTGTTCAAGATCTACCAGAACACCGCTGAGAAGAATGAAATCCGTAGCGCTGCCGTTCACTTGCTGATCCGTTCCGAACCACCAGCAGAGATGCTTCAACGCATGGCCGAATACACCCACCAGGACCCTAGCCAGTACGTTCGTGCTGCTGTCAAGACCGCTCTTGAATACGCCGCTCAGGCCGATGAATTCGACAACTACAGTGAACTGGCTGAGAACGCCAAGGCCGCCTACAAGCTGTTGGATGGAAAGGATTTCAGTCTGCAATATTCGTCGAACTACATCCGTGACTATGCTCTGAAACAACTTGATCTTACTTACCGTCTGTTTGCTACTCAAATCGCTGCTGATGATCATTACATCCCAAGCGCTGTGCTCACCCAAATTCGCAAGAACTTGGGAGGAGTCAAGCGTTTCTCGACTTTCTACTACTTGGTTTCGAGCATGGAATCGTTCATCGATCTGGTCGACAAGCAGATTGATAGCCGCATCATCGAGAAGGACTACAAAACTGCCAACTACTACTACAAGTACTACAAGCAGTTCCCAGAAAAGCAAAACGAATACTTTGAAAAGTACGCTGAAGCCCATGGCAAATCATTCGGAGATTACTTCCAACAGATGGACAAGAAGGAGGGCCGTTTCTACGAAAATGAACCACAAAAGTGGTCTACTACTCGCATTGCCAAGCTGCTGAACATCGATCCTCTTGAAGCTCAGGAATTGGAAGGTCAAGTTATGATGAATCTGTTCAATGGTGAATACTTCTATGCTTTCAACAACCAAACCATCGAAAACTTCCCACGCAAGGTCAAGGACGTCCTGGAGGATCTCCGCAACGGAATGAACCTGAACATCACCAAGTTCTACCAACAACAGGTTGTGACTCTTGCCTTCCCATTGGCCTCTGGTCTGCCGTTCATGTACACTCTGAAGACCCCAACCGTTGTCAAATTCGAGACTGAAGCCACCATCAAGACCTACCCGAACATTGCCAAGATGCCTGCTGGACACCCGGAAACTGAAAACAACGACTACCTCCATATGCCACGTGTATTGAACGGATCCGTCGATGTGAACCTGGTCTATCACCGTCTGGTCGATGCCAAGGTTGGCTTCGTCACTCCATTCGACCATCAGCGTTATATTGCCGGTTACCAGAAGAAGGTTCAAGGATTCCTGCCAATGAGCGTTAAGCTGAACTTGGACTTGGAGAACAACGACCACCAATTCGAGCTGGAAGCCCTTGAACCCAAGAAGGACAACCTGCTGATCCATTTGAGCTCATGGCCATACGTTGGATTCAAGGATATCACTGACATGCGCCCAATTGCCGAGAGCCCCAACGCCAAGATTGTGCACGGCAATGAACAAACTACCAAGTCTTTTGAACAGACCTTCGGCCAACACATGACCGGTCTTGCTCTGCGAGTGCACGCCAAGTACGATGCTGACTTCATCAACATTGGCCGCGTCATGGAGCTGATCAACCAACACGACTACGTTTCTGCTCTGTTGTATCCATTCGCTTCTCAAAGCTATCACTATCATCAGTTCAACGTGTACTACGACGCTCAGCGTTCTACCGCCAAGACTGTTAAGCTGTTCTCGAACTACAAGGAGAACGATGCTGCTCAGGACTACGCCAAGGAAGAGGTCAAGCACCCCAAGGGTCGTCATGCTTATTCCGGATTCTACAACGAAGATAACTTCGCTCAACCCTTCGTCTATGGTGTTGCCAGCCAGCGTCGCCAGGAACAATTCATCAAGAACGCCGCTGCTGGAATCCGTAACAGTGATGTTGATATGTTCAACTTTGGAATCATGTTCGAGGGACAAGAGAAGAAGAGCGAATTCGTTCTGACCACCGCTTATGCCGATAGCCCAGTTGATGAGAAGGCTCGTTTCCTGTTCTTCTTGTCTGCCAGCCCCATGGACAGCCAAAAGTCGATCTTCAAGGATGTTTCTTTCCGTGGAAACCAATTCCAGCTGTGCTTCACTGCCGATAGCCAGTTCCCGAATGTGCCCAAGCTCAACTTCTTGAACGCTTTGAACAACGATGTCACTTCTCGCTTCAACTGGGAACTGTCCTATGGTGAGAAATGCCAGGGAGGAGCCCAAATTTCTGGTCAAGGAAAACTCTACCAGTCGGATATGTTCCGTCACTTTGTCCGCGTCTCGGAAGTCGGTCAGAAGTGCAAGGAGCAAATGGATCAAGGCAAATATCAACTGCCAGCCTGCCAGAACGCTACTCGCCAGGCCAGCTACCTGGATCAATACCAATTCGATGTTCAATTCAAGGATATCGGTTCCACTGCCAAGCGTTTCGCTGCCAAGTTCAACGACTTCATTCGTTTCGCTGCCTACCCATACTACGAGTCCAACTACCAGTTCTCTGGCAAGCACGGTCAAATCAAGGCTGAGTTCAGCTTGGCTCCTTTCGGCGATTACTTCAACGCTTCCTTCTACTCTCCGGAATATGCTTTCGAAATCGAAAACTACCCAATTGATAACTACTACGCCCAGTATTTCGTTGGACTCCATCCAGAGCTGAGTGCTTTCGAGCGTGTTGCTACCTATGCCTATCGCGGAAACTATCAAC catCTTGCGCTGTTTCCACCAACTACATCAGCACCTTCGATGACAAGACCTACGATTACTCTATGGGTCCATGCTGGCATGTTCTTGCCCACGCCGTGAAGCCTGACTACGAATACTACGCTCAGCAGTCTCACTTCCAGAACCCCGATTCCGAGTACCGCTTCAAGAACGGATTCGATGAGGATGAGCAGATCAGCATCTTGGGTCGCGCTGGCGAGAAGAACGAGCTTTACTTCAAGGTTGTCCTCGGACAGTACAAGCAGAACGACTACAACGTCGACATTATCCCAAGCGGACAAGATCTGCCAAAGGTTTACATCAATGGCAAGCCTCAACAGATTCACGAGAAATACGCCACCGAGCTGTACACCAACGACAACGGAGGTGACCAGCCATTGTTCCGTGCCTACGCTCTGCCAGGAAATGAGCTCGAGATCAGCATTCGCGATGATGATGTGAAGATTGTGTTCGATGGCAAGCGTGCTCGCATCTTTGCCGATCAATCCTACTACGGAAACTTTGTCGGTCTGTGCGGAACCAACGACGGCGAATCTTACAACGACTTTGTCACTCCCGATCAGTGCTTCATGAGCAAACCAGAATACTTCGCTGCTTCGTACGCCATCACTGGACAGCAATGCGAAGGCCGCGCCAAGGCTTTCAACATCGCTTACCAAGAACAGGCCAAGTCTGAATGCGTCCGTGAGGAATACTTCCTCGGAAACGTGATCAGCGAACAGGAAGCTGGCCGCAAGCGTTACCGATTCTACAACCACGACGTCGTTGATTCTTCCAGCTCCAGCTCTTCGTCCAGCGACTCTTCGTCTTCGTCTTCCTCGGAATCGAACTCCAAGGCTTCGTCCTCCAGCGAAAACTCCAGCTCATCCAGCTCTGAGGAGCGCAAAGAATACCACCCTCATCGTCAGACCGATACCCTGAAGGAATGCCGTGTCCAGCAGGCTCAGCGCGTCTTCAAGAAGGACAACATGCTGTGCTTCACCATCCAGCCACTGCCAACTTGCTCTCAATCTTGCGGATCATCCGATGAGGTCGAGAAGTTCGTCGATGTTCACTGCCGTGACATCCAGGACAGTTTGGCCATCTCCTTCGAGAAGCAAATCCGCCGTGGAGTGAACGTTGATCTGAAGGATCGCTCCGTTTCGCGCACCATCCGTGTCCAGATTCCGAAAACTTGCGTGCACCAGGCTGCCCCCAAGAACAGGTTCATCAAGTACTGA